The genomic region TCGGCCGAGCTTGCCGGCGAGCGACTTCCACTCCGCGAGCTCGGGGCCGCCGCGCGGGCCCAGGCGGCGCATTTCCAGGTAGGCGGCGTCGGAGAGGGCGTAGAGGGGGTCCTTGACGCCCCCCACGACGCGGGCGACCACGTCGTCGACGATGGCGCCGCGCGCCTCGTTGAAGCGAAAAATGGGGGCGGAGCGCTCGCTCACCTCGAGGCCCCGGGCGAAAATGCGTTCGAGTGGCACAGGGGGATGACACCAAAGGTGGGGCCACACCACAAGGGTCGCGCACGGCGACGGGCCAGACACGACCAGACTCGGCCACGCGTGCTCTGCAGCGTTCGAGTCTCGTCGATCCACTCGCCGCTCCGGCGCGTAGTAGTGTGAGGCGTTGCGGGGGGACGACGCCGAACCTGCCCCGGAGCCCGGCCAACCATGAGCGACGACCCCACGGAGAACGACGAGGCTACAGCGGAGCTCCTCGCGGTCTATTTCGCGGCGCGGCACCCGCGGCTCGAGGGCGCGCTGCTCGAGCTGTCGCCGCCCGAGGTCGTCGCCGGGTACGTGGCGGTGCGCGAGACCCTCTCCGCGCTCGGGCGCACCTTTCCGCCGGAGACGTTGGGGCCTCACCTCCGATCGCGGCTCGTCGGCACGTTGTCCACGCGGGTCCCGTCGCGTCCGGCCCTCCTCGTCCTCGACATGCTCGTGGACCACCTCACTCCCGGCGCGCCGCTCGAAGTGCCTCGCGCTCGGCTCGTGGTGCCCGCGCTCAGGGCGCGGCTCGAGGCCGCGCGCGCGGCCGGGACACCCGTGGTCTACGTGGTCGACGAGCACGGCCCGGACGACGCCGACCTGGCCGGCTGGGGAGCGCACAACATCGCGGGCACCGGCGGAAACGACGTCTGGCCCGAGCTCGCGCCGTTGCGCACCGACCATGTGGTGAAGAAGCCGACCTACAGCGGCTTCGTCGGTTCGCGCCTGGAGGACGTGCTCGAGGAGCTGAAGGTCGACTCACTCCTGCTCACGGGGTGCCTCACCGAGATCGGCATCATCGCCACCGCCACCGACGCGCTCCAGCGCGGCTACACCATCGAGGTGCCGCCGGACTGCCAGGCGGGGCTGGCCGAGCCGCTGGAGCAGAGCGCCATGGCCGCGCTCCGCCTCATGGCGCCGTTCGGCCCGGCGCGCAAAGCGCGCCTGGCGCGCTTCCATGACGCTCGCGCGGAAGGCTGACGTCCGCCCGGAAGGCTCCCCGCGCAGGCGCGCGCGGGCGGTGACTTCGGAGCGGCGCTCAGGTCGCCGGCACGGCGATCGCGACGAACGCGTCGGCCAGGGCCTTCAT from Myxococcales bacterium harbors:
- a CDS encoding cysteine hydrolase — its product is MSDDPTENDEATAELLAVYFAARHPRLEGALLELSPPEVVAGYVAVRETLSALGRTFPPETLGPHLRSRLVGTLSTRVPSRPALLVLDMLVDHLTPGAPLEVPRARLVVPALRARLEAARAAGTPVVYVVDEHGPDDADLAGWGAHNIAGTGGNDVWPELAPLRTDHVVKKPTYSGFVGSRLEDVLEELKVDSLLLTGCLTEIGIIATATDALQRGYTIEVPPDCQAGLAEPLEQSAMAALRLMAPFGPARKARLARFHDARAEG